Proteins found in one Lates calcarifer isolate ASB-BC8 linkage group LG8, TLL_Latcal_v3, whole genome shotgun sequence genomic segment:
- the atp11c gene encoding phospholipid-transporting ATPase IG isoform X5, producing the protein MLRRRLNRLLGGDERRVDSRTIYVGHRSGSPNEAIIPPKFCDNRIVSSKYTVWNFLPKNLFEQFRRIANFYFLIIFLVQVIVDTPTSPVTSGLPLFFVITVTAIKQGYEDWLRHKADNEVNKYPVTVLEDGRRIRKESEKIKVGDVVEVEEDETFPCDLILLQSSRDDDTCFVTTASLDGESNHKTHYTVPDTERDLESLNATIECEQPQPDLYKFVGRMHIYTNNQEPAVRSLGPENLLLKGATLKNTQKICGVAVYTGMETKMALNYQGKSQKRSAVEKSINAFLLVYLCILVSKALVCTTLKYVWQSKPGQDEPWYNEKTQREKDTNLYIKMFTDFLSFMVLFNFIIPVSMYVTVEMQKFLGSFFITWDKDFFDPEIKEGALVNTSDLNEELGQVEYVFTDKTGTLTQNNMEFIECCIDGFQYKYRDASSELDGFCVTDGPVNKLQQKAGREREELFLRALCLCHTVQVKESTEQSQGQGDGLTDQVDGLGVDGEVVPPPEEQRGFIASSPDEVALVKGAMRYGFTFLGLESKTMKILNRNNDVEMYELLHVLNFDPVRRRMSVIVRSRSGDTLLFCKGADSSIFPRVRQEEVERIRMHVERNATEGYRTLCVAYKHLSAEEYAQADKGLREARLALQDREEKLMAVYNQVETGMSLIGATAVEDRLQEEAAETMEALQGAGIKIWVLTGDKMETAKSTCYACRLFQRNTELLELTVRTLEDGGRRREERLHELLIEYHKKAVQDAPPVKAGVTRSWSSANQDYGFIIDGATLSMVLNTSSESNSSRYKNLFLQICQNCTTVLCCRMAPLQKAQIVKMVKNSKGSPITLSIGDGANDVSMILEAHVGIGIKGKEGRQAVRNSDYAIPKLKHLKKLLLAHGHLYYVRIAHLVQYFFYKNLCFILPQFLYQFFCGYSQQPLYDAAYLTMYNICFTSMPILAYSLLEQHICIEILLDNATLYREIAKNAMLRWGPFLYWTLLGVFHGLLFFFGVRYLFSNPALQDNGQVFGNWSYGTIVFTVLVFTVTLKLALDTRHWTWINHFVIWGSLAFYVFFSFFWGGIIWPFLRQQRLYFVFANMLSSVSAWLVIILLILLSLLPEILLVVFRKPRGPHARQIAAVTPLSYKHLKERD; encoded by the exons CTTGGCGGTGATGAGAGAAGAGTGGACAGTAGGACTATCTATGTCGGTCATCGGTCAGGCTCCCCCAATGAGGCTATCATCCCACCCAAGTTCTGTGACAACAGGATTGTGTCCTCCAAG TATACAGTTTGGAACTTTCTACCAAAGAACCTGTTTGAACAGTTTAGAAGAATTGCCAATTTCTACTTCCTTATCATCTTCCTGGTGCAG GTGATAGTGGACACTCCCACCAGCCCAGTCACCAGTGGCCTACCCTTATTTTTTGTGATCACAGTAACGGCTATTAAGCAG GGCTATGAGGACTGGCTACGGCACAAAGCTGACAATGAGGTGAATAAGTACCCAGTGACAGTGCTGGAGGACGGCCGGAGGATACGGAAGGAGAGTGAGAAGATCAAG GTTGGAGATgttgtggaggtggaggaagatgAGACCTTTCCCTGTGATTTGATACTGCTGCAGTCCAGCCGAGATGACGACACATGCTTCGTTACCACAGCAAGTCTGGATGGAGAGTCCAACCATAAA ACACACTACACGGTGCCAGACACGGAGAGGGATCTGGAATCTCTCAACGCCACCATTGAGTGTGAACAGCCACAGCCTGACCTTTACAA GTTTGTCGGTCGTATGCACATCTACACAAACAATCAGGAGCCTGCAGTGAG GTCTTTGGGCCCAGAAAACCTACTGCTGAAAGGGGCAACTTTAAAGAACACTCAGAAAATCTGTG gTGTTGCAGTTTACACTGGCATGGAGACAAAGATGGCTCTCAACTACCAGGGCAAGTCTCAGAAACGCTCTGCTGTGGAGAA GTCTATCAATGCCTTCCTTCTTGTTTACCTTTGCATATTGGTGAGCAAGGCCCTAGTATGCACTACCCTTAAATACGTGTGGCAGAGCAAACCCGGACAGGATGAGCCTTGGTACAATGAGAAAACCCAGAGGGAGAAGGACACCAATCTG TACATAAAGATGTTCACTGATTTCCTGTCCTTTATGGTGCTTTTCAACTTCATCATTCCGGTGTCCATGTATGTGACGGTAGAGATGCAGAAGTTTCTGGGATCCTTTTTCATCACATGGGACAAGGATTTCTTTGACCCTGAAATCAAGGAGGGGGCACTGGTCAACACTTCAGACCTCAATGAGGAGCTGGGACAG GTGGAGTATGTCTTCACGGACAAGACAGGCACCCTCACTCAGAATAACATGGAATTCATCGAGTGCTGCATTGACGGCTTCCAGTACAAGTACCGCGACGCAAGCTCAGAGCTGGACGGATTCTGCGTCACAGATGGACCTGTGAACAAACTACAGCAGAAAGCTGGCAGG GAGAGGGAAGAGCTGTTTCTGCGTGCCCTCTGTCTGTGCCACACAGTCCAGGTAAAGGAGTCTACAGAGCAGAGTCAAGGCCAAGGGGACGGACTGACAGACCAGGTGGATGGCTTAGGGGTGGATGGAGAGGTGGTGCCTCCACCGGAGGAGCAGAGAGGCTTTATAGCCTCTTCACCTGATGAGGTTGCTTTGGTCAAGGGTGCCATGAG GTATGGCTTCACATTTCTAGGCCTTGAAAGTAAAACCATGAAAATTCTCAACAGGAACAATGATGTTGAAAT GTATGAACTCCTTCACGTGTTGAACTTTGACCCAGTGAGAAGGCGAATGAGTGTAATAGTCAGATCCAGATCAG GTGATACACTGCTCTTCTGTAAGGGAGCGGACTCCTCCATCTTCCCCCGTGTCAGACAGGAAGAGGTCGAAAGGATACGCATGCATGTGGAGCGTAATGCAACA GAGGGCTATCGGACACTGTGCGTGGCCTACAAACATCTCAGTGCAGAGGAGTATGCCCAGGCAGATAAAGGATTGAGGGAAGCAAGACTGGCTCTgcaggacagagaagagaagctCATGGCTGTTTACAACCAAGTGGAGACTGGCATGAGTCTGATAGGAGCTACTGCCGTTGAAGATCG GCTccaggaggaggcagcagagaccATGGAAGCTCTGCAAGGGGCAGGCATTAAAATATGGGTCCTAACAGGGGACAAGATGGAGACAGCCAAATCCACCTGCTATGCTTGTAGGTTGTTCCAGAGAAATACGGAGCTGCTGGAGCTAACGGTGCGCACtctggaggatggagggaggaggcgTGAGGAGCGACTGCATGAGCTCTTGATCGAATATCACAAGAAAGCTGTGCAGGACGCACCACCAGTTAAGGCAGGCGTCACCAG GAGCTGGTCTTCGGCAAACCAAGACTACGGTTTCATAATAGATGGAGCCACCCTGTCGATGGTGCTCAACACCTCCTCCGAATCCAACTCAAGTCGATACAAGAACCTGTTCCTGCAGATTTGTCAaaactgcaccactgtgctctGCTGCCGCATGGCTCCTCTACAAAAGGCACAG ATAGTCAAAATGGTAAAGAACTCTAAAGGCAGCCCCATCACTCTGTCCATTGGAGATGGTGCCAATGACGTCAGCATGATTTTGGAAGCTCATGTTGGAATTG GCATTAAAGGCAAAGAGGGTCGACAAGCAGTGAGGAACAGTGATTATGCCATCCCCAAACTTAAGCACCTCAAGAAACTTTTGTTGGCTCATGGGCATCTCTACTATGTTCGCATTGCACACCTGGTGCAGTATTTCTTCTACAAG AACCTTTGCTTCATCTTACCTCAGTTTTTGTACCAGTTCTTCTGCGGCTATTCCCAGCAA CCCCTGTATGACGCGGCCTATCTGACGATGTACAACATCTGCTTCACCTCTATGCCCATCCTGGCTTACAGCCTCTTGGAGCAGCACATCTGCATTGAGATTCTGCTGGACAATGCTACCCTCTACAG AGAGATTGCTAAGAATGCCATGTTACGGTGGGGACCCTTCCTCTACTGGACATTGTTGGGAGTCTTCCATGGCTTGCTCTTCTTCTTTGGTGTTCGGTACCTGTTCAGTAACCCAGCACTGCAGGACAATGGCCAG GTTTTTGGGAACTGGTCATATGGAACAATTGTCTTCACTGTCCTTGTCTTCACTGTCACACTAAAG CTTGCTCTGGACACACGGCACTGGACGTGGATCAACCACTTTGTAATCTGGGGATCCCTGGCTTTCTACGTGTTTTTCAGCTTCTTCTGGGGAGGAATAATATG GCctttcctgaggcagcagcgtttgtactttgtgtttgcCAACATGCTGAGCTCTGTGTCAGCCTGGCTGGTCATCATCCTGCTCATCCTGCTCAGCCTACTGCCAGAGATCCTGCTTGTGGTGTTCCGCAAGCCCCGCGGCCCCCACGCACGACAg ATTGCAGCTGTCACACCACTGTCCTACAAGCACCTGAAGGAGCGTGACTAA
- the atp11c gene encoding phospholipid-transporting ATPase IG isoform X3 — MLRRRLNRLLGGDERRVDSRTIYVGHRSGSPNEAIIPPKFCDNRIVSSKYTVWNFLPKNLFEQFRRIANFYFLIIFLVQVIVDTPTSPVTSGLPLFFVITVTAIKQGYEDWLRHKADNEVNKYPVTVLEDGRRIRKESEKIKVGDVVEVEEDETFPCDLILLQSSRDDDTCFVTTASLDGESNHKTHYTVPDTERDLESLNATIECEQPQPDLYKFVGRMHIYTNNQEPAVRSLGPENLLLKGATLKNTQKICGVAVYTGMETKMALNYQGKSQKRSAVEKSINAFLLVYLCILVSKALVCTTLKYVWQSKPGQDEPWYNEKTQREKDTNLYIKMFTDFLSFMVLFNFIIPVSMYVTVEMQKFLGSFFITWDKDFFDPEIKEGALVNTSDLNEELGQVEYVFTDKTGTLTQNNMEFIECCIDGFQYKYRDASSELDGFCVTDGPVNKLQQKAGREREELFLRALCLCHTVQVKESTEQSQGQGDGLTDQVDGLGVDGEVVPPPEEQRGFIASSPDEVALVKGAMRYGFTFLGLESKTMKILNRNNDVEMYELLHVLNFDPVRRRMSVIVRSRSGDTLLFCKGADSSIFPRVRQEEVERIRMHVERNATEGYRTLCVAYKHLSAEEYAQADKGLREARLALQDREEKLMAVYNQVETGMSLIGATAVEDRLQEEAAETMEALQGAGIKIWVLTGDKMETAKSTCYACRLFQRNTELLELTVRTLEDGGRRREERLHELLIEYHKKAVQDAPPVKAGVTRSWSSANQDYGFIIDGATLSMVLNTSSESNSSRYKNLFLQICQNCTTVLCCRMAPLQKAQIVKMVKNSKGSPITLSIGDGANDVSMILEAHVGIGIKGKEGRQAVRNSDYAIPKLKHLKKLLLAHGHLYYVRIAHLVQYFFYKNLCFILPQFLYQFFCGYSQQPLYDAAYLTMYNICFTSMPILAYSLLEQHICIEILLDNATLYREIAKNAMLRWGPFLYWTLLGVFHGLLFFFGVRYLFSNPALQDNGQVFGNWSYGTIVFTVLVFTVTLKLALDTRHWTWINHFVIWGSLAFYVFFSFFWGGIIWPFLRQQRLYFVFANMLSSVSAWLVIILLILLSLLPEILLVVFRKPRGPHARQMKHRLPSSGTSTIFMLSQTASTHSFSWSD, encoded by the exons CTTGGCGGTGATGAGAGAAGAGTGGACAGTAGGACTATCTATGTCGGTCATCGGTCAGGCTCCCCCAATGAGGCTATCATCCCACCCAAGTTCTGTGACAACAGGATTGTGTCCTCCAAG TATACAGTTTGGAACTTTCTACCAAAGAACCTGTTTGAACAGTTTAGAAGAATTGCCAATTTCTACTTCCTTATCATCTTCCTGGTGCAG GTGATAGTGGACACTCCCACCAGCCCAGTCACCAGTGGCCTACCCTTATTTTTTGTGATCACAGTAACGGCTATTAAGCAG GGCTATGAGGACTGGCTACGGCACAAAGCTGACAATGAGGTGAATAAGTACCCAGTGACAGTGCTGGAGGACGGCCGGAGGATACGGAAGGAGAGTGAGAAGATCAAG GTTGGAGATgttgtggaggtggaggaagatgAGACCTTTCCCTGTGATTTGATACTGCTGCAGTCCAGCCGAGATGACGACACATGCTTCGTTACCACAGCAAGTCTGGATGGAGAGTCCAACCATAAA ACACACTACACGGTGCCAGACACGGAGAGGGATCTGGAATCTCTCAACGCCACCATTGAGTGTGAACAGCCACAGCCTGACCTTTACAA GTTTGTCGGTCGTATGCACATCTACACAAACAATCAGGAGCCTGCAGTGAG GTCTTTGGGCCCAGAAAACCTACTGCTGAAAGGGGCAACTTTAAAGAACACTCAGAAAATCTGTG gTGTTGCAGTTTACACTGGCATGGAGACAAAGATGGCTCTCAACTACCAGGGCAAGTCTCAGAAACGCTCTGCTGTGGAGAA GTCTATCAATGCCTTCCTTCTTGTTTACCTTTGCATATTGGTGAGCAAGGCCCTAGTATGCACTACCCTTAAATACGTGTGGCAGAGCAAACCCGGACAGGATGAGCCTTGGTACAATGAGAAAACCCAGAGGGAGAAGGACACCAATCTG TACATAAAGATGTTCACTGATTTCCTGTCCTTTATGGTGCTTTTCAACTTCATCATTCCGGTGTCCATGTATGTGACGGTAGAGATGCAGAAGTTTCTGGGATCCTTTTTCATCACATGGGACAAGGATTTCTTTGACCCTGAAATCAAGGAGGGGGCACTGGTCAACACTTCAGACCTCAATGAGGAGCTGGGACAG GTGGAGTATGTCTTCACGGACAAGACAGGCACCCTCACTCAGAATAACATGGAATTCATCGAGTGCTGCATTGACGGCTTCCAGTACAAGTACCGCGACGCAAGCTCAGAGCTGGACGGATTCTGCGTCACAGATGGACCTGTGAACAAACTACAGCAGAAAGCTGGCAGG GAGAGGGAAGAGCTGTTTCTGCGTGCCCTCTGTCTGTGCCACACAGTCCAGGTAAAGGAGTCTACAGAGCAGAGTCAAGGCCAAGGGGACGGACTGACAGACCAGGTGGATGGCTTAGGGGTGGATGGAGAGGTGGTGCCTCCACCGGAGGAGCAGAGAGGCTTTATAGCCTCTTCACCTGATGAGGTTGCTTTGGTCAAGGGTGCCATGAG GTATGGCTTCACATTTCTAGGCCTTGAAAGTAAAACCATGAAAATTCTCAACAGGAACAATGATGTTGAAAT GTATGAACTCCTTCACGTGTTGAACTTTGACCCAGTGAGAAGGCGAATGAGTGTAATAGTCAGATCCAGATCAG GTGATACACTGCTCTTCTGTAAGGGAGCGGACTCCTCCATCTTCCCCCGTGTCAGACAGGAAGAGGTCGAAAGGATACGCATGCATGTGGAGCGTAATGCAACA GAGGGCTATCGGACACTGTGCGTGGCCTACAAACATCTCAGTGCAGAGGAGTATGCCCAGGCAGATAAAGGATTGAGGGAAGCAAGACTGGCTCTgcaggacagagaagagaagctCATGGCTGTTTACAACCAAGTGGAGACTGGCATGAGTCTGATAGGAGCTACTGCCGTTGAAGATCG GCTccaggaggaggcagcagagaccATGGAAGCTCTGCAAGGGGCAGGCATTAAAATATGGGTCCTAACAGGGGACAAGATGGAGACAGCCAAATCCACCTGCTATGCTTGTAGGTTGTTCCAGAGAAATACGGAGCTGCTGGAGCTAACGGTGCGCACtctggaggatggagggaggaggcgTGAGGAGCGACTGCATGAGCTCTTGATCGAATATCACAAGAAAGCTGTGCAGGACGCACCACCAGTTAAGGCAGGCGTCACCAG GAGCTGGTCTTCGGCAAACCAAGACTACGGTTTCATAATAGATGGAGCCACCCTGTCGATGGTGCTCAACACCTCCTCCGAATCCAACTCAAGTCGATACAAGAACCTGTTCCTGCAGATTTGTCAaaactgcaccactgtgctctGCTGCCGCATGGCTCCTCTACAAAAGGCACAG ATAGTCAAAATGGTAAAGAACTCTAAAGGCAGCCCCATCACTCTGTCCATTGGAGATGGTGCCAATGACGTCAGCATGATTTTGGAAGCTCATGTTGGAATTG GCATTAAAGGCAAAGAGGGTCGACAAGCAGTGAGGAACAGTGATTATGCCATCCCCAAACTTAAGCACCTCAAGAAACTTTTGTTGGCTCATGGGCATCTCTACTATGTTCGCATTGCACACCTGGTGCAGTATTTCTTCTACAAG AACCTTTGCTTCATCTTACCTCAGTTTTTGTACCAGTTCTTCTGCGGCTATTCCCAGCAA CCCCTGTATGACGCGGCCTATCTGACGATGTACAACATCTGCTTCACCTCTATGCCCATCCTGGCTTACAGCCTCTTGGAGCAGCACATCTGCATTGAGATTCTGCTGGACAATGCTACCCTCTACAG AGAGATTGCTAAGAATGCCATGTTACGGTGGGGACCCTTCCTCTACTGGACATTGTTGGGAGTCTTCCATGGCTTGCTCTTCTTCTTTGGTGTTCGGTACCTGTTCAGTAACCCAGCACTGCAGGACAATGGCCAG GTTTTTGGGAACTGGTCATATGGAACAATTGTCTTCACTGTCCTTGTCTTCACTGTCACACTAAAG CTTGCTCTGGACACACGGCACTGGACGTGGATCAACCACTTTGTAATCTGGGGATCCCTGGCTTTCTACGTGTTTTTCAGCTTCTTCTGGGGAGGAATAATATG GCctttcctgaggcagcagcgtttgtactttgtgtttgcCAACATGCTGAGCTCTGTGTCAGCCTGGCTGGTCATCATCCTGCTCATCCTGCTCAGCCTACTGCCAGAGATCCTGCTTGTGGTGTTCCGCAAGCCCCGCGGCCCCCACGCACGACAg ATGAAACATCGCCTTCCTTCCTCGGGGACATCTACTATCTTCATGTTGTCGCAGACCGCTAGCACTCACAGCTTCTCGTGGAGTGACTGa